One Tolypothrix bouteillei VB521301 DNA window includes the following coding sequences:
- a CDS encoding MFS transporter — protein MFPTEPAAVNTGFVALLKNRSFMLLWMGQLLSQLADKVLLVLLVAMLKNYQPSSGLPENSMYSTLMVAFTIPAILFGSAGGIFVDRFPKKLILIASDVVRGLMILLIPFLPREFLLLLIIAFAISTVTQFFAPAEQAAIPLLVRSENLMAANALFSSTMMGAMIVGFAIGEPMLSFAKIFLGARYGQELIVCGLYLLSGALMQPIHLKDYKSVEEKEKFIHPWADFKLGLRYLKTNRLVLNAMLQLVGLYCVFAALTVLAIRLAADFGLQEKQFGFFLAAAGIGIVLGAALLGHWCHKLHGKPLPLIGFLMIALVLGVLTFIKTLVLALGLCAVLGIGAALIGVPMQTLIQQHTPSAMHGKVFGFQNHAVNIALSAPLAITGPIVDRLGLQVTLVGMSVLVAAVGIWTWQTTRRVLQDAL, from the coding sequence ATGTTTCCAACAGAACCTGCTGCTGTCAATACCGGATTTGTCGCCCTATTAAAAAACCGTAGTTTTATGCTGCTATGGATGGGACAGTTGTTGTCCCAACTAGCAGATAAAGTCCTGTTGGTTTTACTTGTTGCCATGCTTAAGAACTATCAACCCTCTTCCGGGTTGCCAGAAAACTCCATGTACTCCACGTTGATGGTGGCGTTTACAATTCCGGCAATTCTGTTTGGTTCAGCTGGTGGTATCTTTGTTGACCGCTTTCCAAAAAAATTAATTTTGATTGCCTCAGACGTTGTACGGGGACTCATGATATTGTTGATTCCCTTTTTACCGCGAGAATTCTTGCTGTTATTGATAATTGCCTTTGCTATTTCTACAGTGACACAGTTTTTTGCACCTGCAGAGCAAGCGGCAATTCCCCTGTTGGTCCGATCCGAAAATTTGATGGCAGCCAACGCTCTATTTAGCAGCACAATGATGGGAGCTATGATTGTTGGTTTTGCGATCGGAGAACCAATGTTAAGTTTTGCTAAAATTTTCCTGGGAGCACGGTACGGTCAAGAACTGATTGTTTGCGGATTGTATTTGTTATCTGGCGCATTGATGCAGCCAATACACCTGAAAGATTACAAATCAGTAGAAGAAAAAGAAAAGTTTATTCATCCCTGGGCTGACTTTAAGTTAGGCTTGCGATATCTCAAAACAAACCGCTTGGTGTTAAATGCCATGCTACAACTGGTTGGTTTGTATTGTGTGTTTGCAGCTTTAACAGTTCTAGCAATTAGATTGGCAGCAGATTTTGGGTTGCAAGAAAAACAATTTGGCTTTTTCTTAGCAGCAGCGGGTATTGGTATTGTACTGGGTGCAGCGCTTCTGGGCCATTGGTGTCATAAACTACACGGTAAACCCTTGCCTCTCATCGGATTTTTGATGATAGCGCTGGTCTTAGGAGTGCTTACATTTATCAAAACTTTGGTTTTGGCTCTCGGGCTGTGTGCCGTGTTAGGTATAGGTGCTGCCTTGATTGGAGTGCCAATGCAAACTCTGATTCAGCAACACACTCCAAGCGCAATGCACGGTAAAGTCTTTGGCTTCCAGAACCATGCTGTCAACATCGCTCTTTCAGCACCGTTAGCAATTACAGGTCCGATAGTAGATCGTTTGGGTTTGCAAGTGACGCTTGTGGGAATGAGCGTCTTAGTTGCTGCTGTGGGAATTTGGACTTGGCAAACTACCCGTCGCGTTTTGCAAGATGCCTTGTGA
- a CDS encoding DUF6745 domain-containing protein has product MSRTRRPTVEQLALISSYIEKWRAIATNTNRLDSVKVTAIIHEIYQLLNVNAPLLKFTDSPYSAGLILKEFIESRNYAPLNNLSQPIQKHLKEELTFQLTGYSDVKVYPVQLIEKEKSNHILNSHLYHQFHCLLAAKVRTQLWKQPQVWTTLKTQSWYYDYCYIAPEWWACDGCYLDWLSNCLNWKHNPKYWELFEALIIECGWIFPFTEICIVCERPIRISFDTEKRLHAEAEPALEFLDGFRVYAHHGVTLPEQYGILFPNQWKAQWYREEKLASVKEVLLQNLPVHLIEQNWLLSESDTNLKRLLVQRLGIEVKTLTNAQTNILSDYHKKWREVALQLAPINRQKAALAIEQFYTANNSPYTPEILFADGLYIAQRLVKQKCRGQISIIKLYSYYGHKYGREYLNLALINKLWSTIAVQLSDSVLQELRNVLICKRSWSLEPYFGWIKSEELTGWCSLFDFCISILGCVHDQNLWSILQAVVTECGWFFPCQRTCIVCERPIKLSVDDRDRLHAENEPAIVYADGYKLRARHGLHPKKYFQTY; this is encoded by the coding sequence ATGAGCCGTACTCGTCGTCCTACAGTTGAGCAGCTTGCTCTAATTTCAAGCTATATAGAAAAGTGGAGAGCAATTGCTACCAATACAAATAGACTCGATTCTGTTAAAGTAACAGCAATCATTCATGAAATATATCAATTACTCAATGTGAATGCTCCTTTGTTGAAATTTACAGATAGCCCGTATAGTGCTGGTTTAATACTAAAAGAATTTATTGAGAGTCGTAATTACGCTCCGCTTAATAATTTAAGTCAGCCAATTCAGAAGCATCTTAAGGAAGAACTAACTTTTCAACTGACTGGATATTCAGATGTCAAAGTATATCCAGTTCAACTTATTGAAAAAGAAAAATCCAACCATATATTAAATTCCCATTTATACCACCAGTTTCACTGTCTATTAGCAGCAAAAGTACGGACACAATTGTGGAAACAACCACAAGTATGGACAACTTTAAAAACCCAATCTTGGTATTATGACTATTGTTATATTGCTCCTGAATGGTGGGCATGTGATGGCTGTTATCTTGATTGGCTGAGTAATTGTCTTAATTGGAAACATAACCCCAAATACTGGGAACTTTTTGAAGCTCTAATCATAGAGTGTGGTTGGATTTTCCCATTTACAGAAATTTGTATTGTCTGCGAACGTCCCATACGCATTTCTTTTGATACTGAAAAACGCTTACATGCAGAAGCAGAACCTGCACTAGAATTTTTAGATGGGTTTCGGGTATACGCTCATCATGGAGTCACTCTACCAGAACAGTATGGAATACTTTTCCCAAATCAATGGAAAGCTCAATGGTATCGGGAAGAAAAATTGGCATCTGTTAAAGAGGTACTTTTGCAGAATCTTCCAGTCCACTTAATTGAGCAGAACTGGCTTTTATCGGAATCAGATACAAATTTGAAGAGGCTACTTGTTCAAAGGTTAGGTATTGAGGTTAAAACACTTACTAACGCTCAAACTAATATTTTGTCAGATTATCATAAAAAATGGCGAGAAGTAGCACTTCAACTAGCCCCTATCAATCGCCAAAAAGCTGCCTTGGCAATCGAGCAATTTTACACTGCTAATAATTCACCATATACCCCAGAAATTCTATTTGCTGATGGGCTGTACATTGCTCAAAGATTAGTAAAACAAAAGTGTCGTGGGCAAATATCAATCATCAAGTTGTATAGTTATTACGGACACAAATATGGACGGGAATATTTAAACTTGGCGCTCATCAATAAACTTTGGAGTACAATAGCCGTACAGCTTAGTGATAGTGTGTTGCAAGAACTTCGCAACGTCCTTATCTGCAAGCGATCTTGGAGTTTAGAACCCTATTTTGGCTGGATTAAATCTGAGGAATTAACTGGCTGGTGTAGTCTATTTGATTTTTGTATTTCCATTCTCGGATGTGTTCATGACCAAAATTTATGGTCAATCTTGCAAGCAGTTGTTACAGAATGTGGTTGGTTTTTTCCATGTCAGCGTACTTGTATTGTTTGTGAACGTCCAATCAAATTATCTGTAGACGATCGAGATCGACTTCATGCTGAGAATGAACCCGCTATTGTCTATGCAGATGGTTACAAACTTAGAGCACGTCACGGACTACACCCCAAAAAGTACTTTCAAACCTATTAG
- a CDS encoding amidohydrolase family protein, whose amino-acid sequence MNLADIPLIDQHAHNILKPEIAAQYPYAAAFTESDRPEIINNHARFTFFYRRSLREVAALLDCEPEETTILARRESLGLEDLTQIYFHAANLEGIYLDDGLRPETILPLSWHERFISVRRILRLEMLAEQLIPQSPDFTTFLTRFNSELDPPPPGVVAFKSIACYRSGLDIQPVAEEVAVAHFDNIKQKFSTQQLRLTDKPLIDFLLQQALLVAAKYHLPVQLHTGYGDPDLDLRLANPLYLRHLLESPQYSCVPIVLLHASYPYMREAGYLASVYPQVYLDFGLAVPFLSVSGMRETIRQLLELAPTTKLMYASDAHSIPELYYLGAKWGRQLLGEVLWQAVTDSDITVAEAEAIAIAILRENALLIYQSTP is encoded by the coding sequence ATGAATTTAGCTGATATTCCTTTAATTGACCAACACGCCCACAACATATTAAAACCAGAAATAGCTGCCCAATATCCTTATGCAGCTGCTTTTACAGAAAGCGATCGTCCAGAAATTATCAACAATCATGCCCGCTTTACGTTTTTTTACCGACGTAGCTTGCGGGAGGTTGCAGCTTTGTTGGACTGCGAACCTGAAGAAACAACAATTTTGGCACGGCGGGAAAGTTTAGGATTAGAAGATCTCACACAGATTTATTTTCACGCTGCCAATCTAGAGGGGATCTATTTGGATGATGGTTTGCGACCAGAAACTATCCTACCTCTGTCATGGCATGAAAGGTTTATTTCTGTGCGACGAATTCTGAGATTAGAAATGTTAGCAGAACAGCTAATTCCACAATCACCAGATTTTACGACTTTCCTAACCAGATTCAACAGCGAACTCGATCCGCCACCACCTGGGGTCGTTGCTTTTAAAAGTATTGCCTGTTATCGGAGTGGCTTAGATATCCAACCTGTAGCTGAAGAGGTAGCTGTAGCTCATTTTGACAACATCAAACAAAAATTTTCAACTCAACAGTTGCGACTTACAGATAAACCCCTGATTGATTTTTTGTTGCAACAAGCGTTATTGGTAGCAGCGAAATATCATCTCCCCGTGCAGTTACATACTGGCTACGGCGATCCCGACTTGGATTTACGATTGGCTAATCCCCTGTATTTGCGTCATTTACTGGAGTCACCACAGTACAGCTGCGTACCAATAGTATTGTTACATGCTTCCTATCCTTATATGCGGGAGGCTGGTTATTTGGCGTCTGTATATCCTCAAGTTTATTTAGATTTTGGGTTAGCAGTACCCTTTTTAAGTGTATCTGGAATGCGGGAAACCATCAGACAGTTATTAGAATTAGCTCCTACTACGAAACTCATGTATGCTTCTGATGCTCACTCAATTCCAGAATTGTATTACTTGGGTGCAAAATGGGGTCGCCAACTGTTAGGAGAAGTTTTATGGCAAGCAGTTACGGATTCTGACATTACTGTTGCTGAAGCTGAGGCGATCGCTATCGCAATTTTACGTGAAAATGCTTTACTGATTTATCAATCAACACCCTAA
- a CDS encoding DUF6888 family protein, with translation MGDKPTREQLEQLYRLSYQLTKMLRPINLVTIDDRNGKLVILAGDEIDITVDRQGQVSYEQTGFQSNE, from the coding sequence GTGGGGGATAAACCAACAAGAGAACAACTAGAACAGTTGTATCGGTTGAGCTACCAGCTTACCAAAATGCTTAGACCAATTAACTTAGTTACAATAGATGACAGGAATGGGAAATTGGTAATACTAGCAGGTGATGAGATTGATATAACGGTCGATCGGCAAGGACAAGTAAGTTATGAACAAACCGGATTTCAAAGCAATGAGTAG
- a CDS encoding peptidoglycan-binding domain-containing protein yields the protein MSQQRPSTLRRGNQGAEVERLQRDLSYLGYDLGPAGIDGIFGEYTEKAVMAFQTDSHITVDGIVGPETGKALGARLAA from the coding sequence ATGAGTCAACAACGTCCTTCAACCTTACGTCGCGGTAACCAAGGTGCAGAGGTTGAACGCTTACAGCGCGACCTATCTTACTTGGGATATGATTTAGGACCTGCTGGTATCGATGGTATTTTTGGTGAGTATACGGAAAAGGCTGTTATGGCATTTCAAACAGATAGCCACATAACTGTAGATGGTATTGTTGGTCCTGAAACAGGAAAAGCGTTGGGTGCTCGTCTAGCAGCATAA
- the ilvB gene encoding biosynthetic-type acetolactate synthase large subunit: protein MRSPSVSQGDSLSPISLPQIENQINSKVSTPPVATPKRVSGGYALLDSLKLHGVEYIFGYPGGAILPIYDDLYKAEVEGRGIKHILVRHEQGAAHAADGYARATGKVGVCFGTSGPGATNLVTGIATAYMDSIPMVIVTGQVPRPAIGTDAFQETDIYGITLPIVKHSYVVRDPRDMARIVAEAFHIASTGRPGPVLIDVPKDVAFEQFDYLPVEPASVKLPGYRPTVKGNPRQISAAIQLIRESRRPLLYVGGGAITSGAYSEIKRLAELFNIPVTTTLMGLGAFDEHHPLSLGMLGMHGTAYANFAVSDCDLLICVGARFDDRVTGKLDEFASRAKVIHIDIDPAEVGKNRVPEVPIVGDVKTVLQDLLRRCKESTPNQTQEWLTLINRWKEEYPLEVPHHPDSISPQEVIAEVSRQAPNAIFTTDVGQHQMWAAQFLKAGPRRWISSSGLGTMGFGVPAAMGAKVACPDSQVVCISGDASFQMNLQELGTLAQYGINVKTIIINNGWQGMVRQWQQAFYGERYSCSNMEVGMPDIELLAKAYGIKGMVIQNRDELKDAIAEMLAHDGPVIVNAHVTRDENCYPMVAPGKSNAQMVGLRRQPQKASLEPIYCSNCGAKNLPNNNFCPECGTKL, encoded by the coding sequence GTGCGTTCACCAAGTGTCTCCCAAGGAGATTCGCTTTCCCCAATTTCTCTTCCGCAAATAGAAAATCAAATTAACTCAAAGGTTTCTACACCGCCAGTCGCGACACCCAAACGCGTGAGTGGTGGTTATGCGCTGCTTGACAGCCTAAAGCTTCACGGCGTGGAATATATTTTTGGTTATCCCGGTGGTGCTATTCTCCCGATTTACGATGATTTGTACAAAGCAGAAGTTGAAGGTCGCGGGATCAAGCACATTCTGGTGAGACACGAACAAGGAGCTGCACACGCTGCTGATGGTTATGCTCGTGCAACAGGCAAAGTCGGAGTCTGCTTTGGAACTTCCGGTCCCGGAGCAACCAATTTAGTTACTGGCATCGCTACCGCCTACATGGACTCCATCCCCATGGTTATTGTAACCGGGCAAGTCCCACGTCCGGCGATCGGTACAGATGCGTTCCAAGAAACTGATATCTACGGAATTACCCTACCTATTGTCAAACACTCCTACGTCGTGCGCGATCCCCGCGATATGGCACGCATTGTTGCAGAAGCGTTCCACATAGCAAGTACTGGTCGTCCGGGACCCGTGTTAATTGATGTTCCTAAAGACGTTGCCTTTGAGCAATTTGACTATCTACCTGTAGAACCAGCTTCGGTGAAATTGCCAGGATACCGTCCGACAGTCAAGGGAAATCCCCGCCAAATTAGTGCCGCAATTCAGTTAATACGTGAAAGTCGGCGTCCCTTGCTGTATGTAGGCGGTGGTGCAATTACTTCAGGAGCATATTCAGAAATTAAACGCCTAGCAGAGTTATTTAATATCCCCGTTACCACAACATTAATGGGGCTGGGTGCTTTTGACGAACACCATCCCCTTTCTTTGGGAATGTTGGGAATGCACGGTACTGCTTATGCTAACTTTGCTGTCAGTGATTGTGACTTGCTGATTTGTGTTGGTGCAAGATTTGACGATCGCGTCACTGGTAAATTAGACGAATTTGCTTCTCGTGCAAAAGTCATACATATTGACATCGATCCCGCAGAAGTCGGTAAGAATCGAGTTCCCGAAGTCCCCATCGTTGGTGATGTCAAAACAGTATTGCAAGATTTACTGCGTCGGTGCAAAGAGAGTACACCCAACCAAACGCAAGAGTGGTTGACTCTCATTAACCGTTGGAAAGAAGAGTACCCTCTAGAAGTACCTCACCACCCCGATAGCATTTCACCACAAGAGGTGATAGCAGAAGTTAGTCGCCAAGCACCTAATGCCATCTTCACCACAGACGTAGGTCAACACCAAATGTGGGCGGCGCAATTCCTTAAAGCAGGTCCCCGACGTTGGATTTCCAGTTCTGGTTTGGGAACCATGGGTTTTGGCGTACCTGCGGCAATGGGTGCTAAAGTTGCTTGTCCGGATAGCCAAGTCGTTTGTATTAGCGGTGATGCCAGTTTCCAGATGAACCTGCAGGAATTGGGCACGCTAGCGCAGTATGGGATTAATGTCAAGACCATAATTATCAATAACGGTTGGCAGGGAATGGTGCGCCAGTGGCAGCAAGCTTTCTATGGAGAACGTTACTCATGCTCCAATATGGAAGTTGGGATGCCAGATATCGAGTTACTGGCAAAAGCATACGGCATTAAAGGTATGGTCATTCAAAACCGTGATGAATTGAAAGATGCTATTGCCGAAATGCTCGCACACGATGGTCCAGTTATCGTCAATGCCCATGTAACTAGAGATGAAAACTGTTACCCAATGGTAGCCCCAGGTAAGAGTAATGCTCAGATGGTAGGCTTGCGACGCCAACCTCAAAAAGCATCCCTTGAGCCAATTTATTGCAGCAATTGCGGTGCAAAGAACCTACCTAACAATAATTTTTGTCCCGAGTGCGGTACGAAATTATAA
- a CDS encoding YciC family protein: MKKLKEAIAIFSDNIILFSLIILTIRFPANILSEIVVHNLTPKDEYAKLIAEFRVSSFFSAIFDPIYVGALISSLWEIKQGRSCNYFEAMSAGIKNWGQIFTIRLISGFFQTLGFFAFVIPGIVLAVRYSLTDCIVVIEGYSNSSSILKRSAYLTKGKKWQIVVGTSLIVLLMLTYSFIVGIFSAFIENTVTTIIFSCILDIILAMVPILLFLFYWQARQVE, translated from the coding sequence GTGAAAAAACTTAAAGAAGCGATCGCTATTTTTAGCGACAACATTATTTTATTCAGTTTAATTATACTAACGATACGATTTCCCGCTAATATCCTCTCAGAAATTGTTGTTCATAACTTGACGCCCAAAGATGAATATGCAAAACTCATCGCGGAATTTAGAGTTTCCTCCTTTTTCAGTGCAATTTTCGATCCCATTTATGTAGGTGCTCTTATTTCCTCTTTATGGGAAATCAAGCAAGGTCGGAGTTGCAACTATTTTGAAGCAATGTCGGCTGGAATTAAGAATTGGGGACAAATTTTTACTATTCGTTTGATCTCTGGATTTTTTCAAACATTAGGATTTTTCGCTTTTGTGATACCTGGAATTGTATTGGCAGTCAGATATAGCTTAACGGATTGTATAGTTGTTATTGAAGGATATAGTAACTCATCTTCTATTTTGAAAAGAAGTGCTTATTTAACAAAAGGAAAAAAATGGCAAATAGTTGTAGGTACTAGTTTAATTGTCTTATTGATGTTAACATACTCTTTTATTGTAGGGATATTCTCTGCTTTTATAGAAAACACTGTAACTACAATCATATTTTCCTGTATTTTAGATATTATATTAGCAATGGTACCTATTTTACTATTCTTATTTTATTGGCAAGCAAGGCAAGTAGAATAA
- a CDS encoding DUF6887 family protein, translated as MSRAELRAYVLQHPDDKEAFYELSDRIQATAKPINVEDLPDLIGSRPEQHQQ; from the coding sequence ATGAGTAGAGCCGAATTACGAGCCTACGTGTTGCAACATCCAGATGATAAGGAAGCATTTTACGAATTGTCAGACAGGATTCAAGCAACTGCCAAGCCAATAAATGTTGAAGACTTGCCCGACTTAATTGGGTCCAGACCAGAGCAGCACCAACAGTAG
- a CDS encoding FAD-dependent oxidoreductase codes for MKQPRRFSPLILLISALAFLAIVSLSYFHTRFALLLPNSNLDPTSRSKTKVKPLVGTNGLPQLNPLPTAKEVWECSVVVIGGSLGGVAAASEAMQSGAKTCLIELTPWLGGQISSQGVSAVDESLAMRAKENHSKSWIEFKQLIAQQPVELPSWSNVPSPLKVKDINSCWVGKLCFPPKAGASAAEQLLKSSSSFAPGSQWGTSIAFKGAEFDSTGQQIVSIYAVKRIPRNSNYVPKGRLSQELTSWYSWFDNEEFEKVPLRLQPPKGDRMIVIDATDTGELIGWANIPHRQGSESQVTTGEIHAAPKDNPKCTQAFTFPFAVAIHDDGGLSRDRLSRIESGISKEEHRKDFSIGRTPVFAGRSFFNYRRIVSMRRSNPFVDTPVRGDITMVNWNRGNDWNLMNPHLILTQEEVSASGQRQNWVGGLALEALKEAENHALFFAEWLLETQAQPNFPLTYLFGTESPMGTVSGLSMTPYIREGRRILGRQAHGQNEFMMREADIRTDVSSSRDVSKTVVAVTHYDIDIHGCRYRNWEPSNEAAKAPAREFVVRPVMIPLESMIPQKIDNLLIGGKSIAVTHIVNAVTRVHHSEWGIGAASGVTAAWLLTQPNLTPSQIVPKQQMPQLQQAMKKQGLRLSW; via the coding sequence GTGAAGCAACCTCGCCGTTTTAGTCCACTGATTTTACTAATATCAGCTTTGGCTTTCCTTGCTATTGTCAGTTTGAGTTATTTCCATACCCGGTTTGCACTACTCTTACCAAACTCGAACCTCGATCCGACATCTCGCTCAAAGACAAAAGTTAAACCACTCGTAGGAACGAATGGTTTACCCCAACTCAACCCTCTACCTACAGCAAAAGAGGTTTGGGAATGCTCTGTTGTTGTGATTGGTGGTTCCTTAGGAGGAGTAGCCGCAGCATCCGAAGCAATGCAATCGGGAGCAAAGACTTGCTTGATTGAACTCACTCCTTGGCTGGGAGGACAAATTAGCTCTCAAGGGGTCTCGGCTGTAGATGAATCGCTGGCTATGCGGGCTAAGGAGAATCACTCAAAAAGTTGGATTGAATTCAAGCAGTTAATTGCACAACAACCTGTAGAACTACCTTCATGGTCTAATGTTCCTTCTCCTTTAAAAGTGAAAGATATTAATAGCTGTTGGGTGGGTAAGTTGTGTTTTCCTCCCAAAGCTGGCGCGTCAGCAGCAGAACAATTGCTGAAGTCTTCGTCTAGTTTTGCACCAGGAAGTCAGTGGGGAACTTCTATTGCGTTTAAAGGGGCTGAATTTGACAGTACGGGACAGCAAATTGTCTCAATTTACGCAGTAAAAAGAATACCACGGAATTCTAACTACGTTCCTAAAGGTCGCCTTTCTCAAGAATTAACTTCTTGGTATTCCTGGTTTGACAATGAGGAATTTGAAAAAGTCCCACTGCGACTGCAACCTCCAAAAGGCGATCGCATGATAGTCATTGACGCTACGGATACGGGAGAATTGATAGGATGGGCAAACATTCCCCACCGACAGGGGTCAGAATCTCAGGTCACAACAGGTGAAATTCATGCAGCGCCTAAAGATAACCCCAAATGCACCCAAGCATTTACTTTTCCATTTGCTGTTGCTATTCATGATGATGGGGGTTTAAGTCGCGATCGCTTATCTCGTATCGAGTCAGGAATATCAAAAGAGGAACATCGAAAAGACTTCTCCATTGGGAGGACTCCCGTATTTGCAGGTCGAAGTTTCTTTAATTACAGACGTATTGTTAGCATGCGCCGCAGCAACCCCTTTGTTGATACTCCTGTCCGTGGAGATATAACTATGGTGAATTGGAATCGAGGGAACGACTGGAACTTAATGAATCCGCACTTAATTCTGACACAAGAAGAGGTAAGTGCTTCCGGACAGCGTCAGAACTGGGTAGGAGGGCTTGCTTTAGAAGCACTGAAGGAAGCTGAAAATCATGCACTTTTTTTTGCAGAATGGCTTTTAGAAACTCAAGCTCAACCTAATTTTCCCCTAACCTACCTCTTTGGAACAGAGTCTCCCATGGGTACAGTTTCAGGATTGAGTATGACGCCTTATATTCGGGAGGGACGCAGAATTTTAGGACGCCAAGCCCACGGACAAAATGAGTTTATGATGCGCGAGGCAGATATTAGAACAGATGTTTCAAGTAGTCGAGATGTTTCCAAAACAGTAGTTGCGGTCACTCATTATGATATTGATATTCATGGATGTCGCTATCGTAATTGGGAACCATCCAACGAAGCAGCCAAAGCTCCAGCTAGAGAGTTTGTGGTTCGTCCCGTCATGATTCCTTTGGAAAGCATGATTCCTCAGAAAATAGATAATCTTCTGATTGGTGGAAAAAGTATAGCCGTGACTCACATTGTTAATGCTGTAACTCGCGTTCATCATAGCGAGTGGGGTATTGGTGCTGCTTCTGGAGTGACAGCGGCTTGGCTGTTGACTCAACCGAATTTGACTCCCTCCCAAATTGTTCCAAAACAACAAATGCCTCAATTGCAACAAGCGATGAAAAAGCAAGGTTTGCGTCTTTCTTGGTGA
- a CDS encoding glutamine synthetase family protein has translation MVEKNNLKKVRKFLEDTGVKLVRFLWCDNANIIRGKAVHIEMLSHYFEHGVGISVGQQGVPVMYDAVVPESNLGPVGEIRLIPDWSSLKPLPYAPGHARAMGNMVINGSAWALCPRNFLKRMIAEAKSQGLEVRAAFENEFYLLRQTSDGTIPADSTVFASTQAMDLNCEVINAIADALITQGIPVEQYYPESGPGQHEISMRYTDALQAADWQIAFRETVKAIAYRHNLTASFLPKIFPNAAGSGCHIHFSLWQDEKNLVGDPQSTCGLSKIALQFIAGILHHLPALMALTTPSTNSYRRIRPHSWSGAFRCWGLDNREASVRVPTDPNLNCPSHLELKTVDASANPYLALGAVIAAGLDGVQRGLTPPNPVNQDPGYLSIEERNSHGIDPLPDNLGQAIAHLQQNDILLTALNPQLAQAFLAVRQAEWQAMKDWELKTEVNMLLEKY, from the coding sequence ATGGTTGAAAAAAATAATTTGAAAAAAGTACGTAAGTTTCTTGAAGACACTGGTGTGAAATTGGTGCGATTTCTTTGGTGTGATAATGCCAACATTATCCGTGGGAAAGCCGTACATATAGAGATGCTATCTCACTACTTTGAGCATGGCGTAGGTATTTCCGTAGGTCAACAGGGAGTTCCTGTAATGTATGATGCAGTTGTCCCAGAGAGCAATTTAGGTCCGGTGGGTGAAATTCGCTTAATACCAGATTGGTCTAGCCTGAAACCCTTACCTTATGCCCCCGGTCATGCTCGTGCTATGGGTAACATGGTAATTAATGGTTCGGCTTGGGCTTTATGCCCCCGAAACTTCTTAAAGCGGATGATAGCCGAAGCTAAATCGCAAGGTTTGGAAGTGCGAGCCGCTTTTGAAAATGAGTTTTACTTGCTGCGGCAAACATCTGATGGTACTATTCCTGCTGATTCCACAGTGTTTGCCTCAACTCAGGCAATGGACCTCAACTGTGAAGTCATTAATGCGATCGCCGATGCACTTATCACCCAAGGTATACCTGTAGAACAGTATTACCCAGAATCCGGCCCCGGTCAGCATGAAATTTCCATGCGCTACACTGATGCTTTGCAAGCGGCTGACTGGCAGATTGCTTTTAGAGAAACTGTCAAAGCGATCGCCTACCGCCACAACCTCACCGCTTCTTTCCTACCCAAAATCTTCCCCAACGCGGCTGGTAGTGGCTGTCACATCCATTTTAGCCTTTGGCAAGATGAGAAAAACCTTGTGGGCGATCCACAAAGTACCTGCGGTCTATCGAAGATAGCATTACAATTTATTGCTGGTATCCTGCACCATCTTCCAGCACTGATGGCACTTACGACTCCAAGTACTAATTCTTATCGCCGCATTCGTCCTCATAGTTGGAGTGGTGCTTTTCGCTGTTGGGGATTAGATAATCGGGAAGCATCTGTGAGAGTTCCCACCGACCCTAACTTGAACTGTCCGAGCCACTTGGAATTGAAGACGGTGGATGCATCAGCTAATCCTTACTTGGCATTAGGTGCAGTTATTGCAGCTGGGCTTGATGGCGTGCAGCGCGGTTTGACACCTCCCAACCCAGTGAATCAAGACCCAGGATATTTATCAATTGAAGAACGGAATTCCCATGGAATAGATCCATTACCAGATAACTTAGGGCAAGCAATCGCTCACCTCCAGCAAAACGATATCCTATTAACAGCTTTAAATCCTCAATTAGCCCAAGCTTTCTTAGCAGTGCGTCAAGCAGAGTGGCAAGCTATGAAAGATTGGGAATTAAAGACAGAAGTCAACATGTTATTAGAAAAATACTAA